In Harmonia axyridis chromosome 6, icHarAxyr1.1, whole genome shotgun sequence, a single window of DNA contains:
- the LOC123682095 gene encoding mobility group protein 1A-like has translation MKKGKKVQDKDKPKGPQIAFMLWLNENRNKIKSKNPDMKVTEIAKEGGRQWRELEDKSKWETKAKEFKRLYEEAMQAYKAKQNVD, from the coding sequence ATGAAGAAAGGAAAGAAGGTTCAAGACAAGGATAAACCAAAAGGACCTCAAATTGCATTCATGTTATGGTTGAACGAAAATAGGAATAAAATTAAGTCCAAAAATCCAGATATGAAAGTAACAGAGATAGCCAAGGAAGGAGGACGACAATGGAGAGAATTGGAGGATAAATCTAAATGGGAGACGAAGGCTAAAGAATTCAAAAGGTTATATGAAGAAGCAATGCAGGCCTACAAAGCAAAGCAGAATGTAGACTAA
- the LOC123682047 gene encoding protein canopy 4 yields the protein MNHYMLAITFILFYLVRSFTALSEEDEGVIYANRCEVCKILSIELESKLEETGKINDVIETGYALDDVKPKNKKEYKKSELRLIETLDGICERILSYNIHKERKDSTRFAKGMSETFRTLHGLVDKGVKVDLGMPYELWDKPSAEVTNMKTQCESLLEQHEGNIEDWYFNHQGKVTLKKYLCEDKVLTDENAKCLYEQLKGDKGIEKQREKSEL from the exons ATGAATCACTATATGTTAGCAAtaacattcattttattttatttggtgAGATCTTTCACAGCATTATCTGAAGAGGATGAAGGAGTCATATATGCAAATAGATGTGAag tttGTAAGATATTATCGATAGAATTAGAATCCAAGCTGGAGGAAACAGGAAAAATCAATGATGTCATTGAAACAGGATATGCCTTAGATGATGTGAAACCAAAGAATAAAAAGGAATACAAAAAATCAGAGTTAAGACTCATAGAGACCTTAGATGGAATATGTGAGCGGATATTGAGTTATAATATTCATAAAGAACGAAAAGATAGTACAAGATTTGCAAAAGGAATGAGTGAAACTTTTCGTACTCTTCATGGATTGGTAGATAAAGGAGTGAAAGTAGATCTTGGTATGCCTTATGAACTTTGGGATAAACCTTCTGCAGAAGTTACTAATATGAAAACCCAG TGTGAGTCATTATTGGAACAACATGAAGGAAATATAGAAGATTGGTATTTCAATCATCAAGGCAAAGttacattaaaaaaatactTGTGTGAGGATAAAGTACTAACTGATGAAAATGCAAAATGtttatatgaacaattgaaaGGTGACAaaggaattgaaaaacaaagagAAAAGAGTGAATTGTAA
- the LOC123682046 gene encoding thymidylate kinase, whose translation MSLKRGALIVIEGVDRSGKSTQCKKLVKSLEDKGIKAKLMNFPDRTTHTGGLINKYLTDKSCALNDKAIHLLFAANRWESYDNMKNLLNQGCTLIVDRYSYSGIAFSSAKKHMDINWCKQPEIGLLKPDLVLLLTLSDDQMIKRPGFGEERYEDLNFQKSVSEIFKTFAEREDNWKQMDASGTIEDVHEKLLHEVLDTLKNMGTSPLQMLDFRSNN comes from the exons ATGAGTTTGAAAAGAGGTGCTCTAATTGTAATAGAAGGCGTAGATCGTTCTGGAAAATCAACTCAGTGCAAAAAATTAGTGAAATCACTTGAGGATAAAGGAATTAAGgccaaattgatgaattttccaGATAGGACAACTCACACAGGCGGCTTAATCAACAAATATCTTACAGATAAAAGTTGTGCTCTAAATGATAAAGCTATTCATCTCTTATTTGCTGCAAATAGATGGGAAAGTTATGACaatatgaagaatttattgaaccAAGGATGCACTTTAATAGTGGATAGATATTCCTATTCAGGGATTGCTTTCTCATCGGCAAAGAAAC ATATGGACATCAATTGGTGTAAACAGCCGGAAATAGGTCTCCTCAAACCAGACTTAGTACTTTTGCTCACTTTATCAGATGACCAAATGATAAAGAGGCCTGGGTTTGGAGAAGAGAGATACGAAGATTTAAATTTCCAGAAATCTGTTTCGGAAATCTTCAAAACTTTTGCGGAAAGAGAAGATAATTGGAAACAAATGGATGCTAGTGGTACAATTGAGGATGTACATGAAAAATTACTACATGAAGTTTTGGATACATTGAAAAACATGGGAACATCACCCCTACAAATGTTGGATTTTCGCagcaataattaa